Part of the Georgenia sp. TF02-10 genome, ACCACGGTGGCCGACGCCGACCGGGCGCTGCGGCCCATGGGCCTGCCGATGGGGCCGTTCCAGCTCCTCCAGCTCGTCGGGCCCGCGGTGGCCGAGCACGTGCTGGTCACCCTGCGCCGCGAGCTGGGCGAGCGCTACCCCGACTCCCCAGGGCTGGCGCGGATGGTGGCCGAGGGCGCGCCGTTCGTCACCTTCACCGGCCGGCCCACCGCCACCTCTCCGGTGGCCCCAGACCTGGCGGGCTACTTCGGCTCCCGCCCGGTGCCGGAGCCGCTGGACGCCGACGGCGTGCTGGACCGGGTCCGCCGGGCGCTGGCGGAGGAGACCGCGCTGCTGCTCGGCGACGGCGTGGCCCGGGACGCCGGGGACGTGGACCTGGCGATGATCCTCGGAGCCGGGTGGCCCCTGCACCTGGGTGGCATCACCCCGTACCTGGACCGCACCGGCGCCGCCGAGGCCGTCACCGGCCAGCGGTTCCACGCCCCGGGGGTGGCCAGCCTGCCGGCGTGAGATCGGCTCGGCTCTCGCGCTGGGTCCGGGACCGTGAAGCGGGTGTGGATTCTCCCCTGGCCGAGACCGGCAACCAGTGATCGTGAGCTGAACCTGCCGCAGGTGAGGTGCTGGGGTCGGTCGGCGTCGGCTGCCCGACCAGGGACAGCGATGCGCAAACGCAGCCGGAGACCCGATCTGTCATCGTTCGCCGCGGGCTTCTTCGCGTACCTGCCCGGATCGGTCAGCGGCGTACCCGATAGCGCAGGTGAAGTACCCGGTTGCCTTGAATCACCACGTCAGGGTCCTCCAGCAGGTGCTGGGCCCGGAGCGAGCCGAAGAAGCGCTTGCCGGCCCCGAGCACGACGGGTACGACGTCCATACGCAGTTCGTCGACCAGGCCTGCGGCAAGCACCTGGCCGCCGACGTCGCCAGCCGCGACCTCGATGATGCGGTCGCCCACGAGCTCCTGCGCCCTGGTCACGGCAGCCTCGACGCCCTCGACGAAGTGGAACGGCGCCTCGGGGTCCCAGCCGTCGGGTCTGCCGCGGTGCGTCACGACGACCACGTGGTCGACCCCGCCCGGAGGCGTCCCGTCCCAGCCATTCGTCAGGTCGAAGACGCGCCGGCCGGCGATCGTCGCCCCGATCTGGTCCCAATACGGCCGGGTGTAGTCGTAGGACGTCTGCGACACCTTCAAGACGCCGCTCTCGTCCAACGGCACGTCACCGCTGAGCAACCAGTCGAACAGCGGTCCGGGCTGGTCGTTCTCGTCCGCGATGAAGCCGTCTACCGACACCGAGCTGTACATGACTACTGTGCCCATGGGTGCTCCTCTGCTTGGGGGATGGCCGCAGGCTAGAGTGTCGTGAGCCGTCGTTCTTGTACGAAATCAATCGGCCGGCAGCGGCCAGCTGTCCAGTACGTGGCCGGGATGTTCGCGCAGGAACCGGCGCCTGACTTCGGCATATCGTGTCGGTGTGAGCCCCGTGAATGCCCGGAACTCGCGGCAGAAGTGGGCCTGATCGAAGTAGCCAGCACTACTGGCGAGGTCGGCCCAGTCGATCGGTTCGGCGGGGTTGATCGAGAACACCGTGGCGGCGAAGCGGTAGGTGCGGGCCAGCCGCTTCGGCGTGACGCCGATGATCTCCTTGAACCGCTGTGCCAGATGAGTGCTGCTGACACCGGCTGCCACCCGCAGGTCGCCGATCACCACCGCCCCGCTGGTCGCCGCGATGACGCTGCTCGTATGGCGGACCAGTCCCAGGCCGGCGGTCTCGCACAGCCGTCGCATGAGCTCCTCCTCGAGCAGCGTCAGCATCTCGTGCGGTCCCTCGGCCGTAGCCAGCCGGTCTCGCAGCTCGGCGATGGCGGGTCGGCCCCAAACCTGCTCTACCGTCACCGGCCGGTCACACAGCTCAGCCGCTGGCATCGGCAGGAACGGCGCCAGCCCCCACGGCTTGAAGTGCACGCCAACGGACCGGGTCCGGAGTGGGTAGCCGAACTCCCACGCGCAGGTGGGCATGGTGACCACGCAGCCGTCGGCGTACTCGGCTGTCTCGACGTCGGTGCCGGCACGGATGCGGAACGGCGCACCGAGGTTGACGATGAGCAACGCCGCCGGCGGCGGCAGCGTCAGTCGGGCGTACGGCGGCGAACCCTCCAGGTAGTAGAGGTCGTCGATCAGCCCGTCCAGCGGAGGTCGCGGCACTCTGGACACGTACTCCACGCCCACAGTATCGCCGGCCTCCCGCCCCGAGCACACCCCCATCTGTGAAGAGCACTCAAACCGGGGACAGGCACATGGCCGTCGACAAGGGCCGCCCTGACTGTTAACTTACAGGCTCAGACCGCGAAGGTGCCGACGGAGGTATATCTGGTGCGACGGCAGTCATGGCGAACCTGGCGCCGGTCCTGGCGCTCACGGGGACGAACCAACGCGTGGCGCCAAAATTCATCTCGCCCTGCCTTGGCGCGCGACACCGACGACGTCGTTATCACATTCGGGCATATGCGGTCTGAGCCGACAGCGGAGGTCGCCAAGCGGATCCTCGCGGAGAACGGCACTCCAGACGTCAAAAGGCTCCTTGAGGCGCGCGCACTCGACATCATGCTTAATGAGACCGACCAACGCACTCTGGCCGACGAGCTCAGAGCGCTCCTCAACAGGAGTCCCGGCCGGCCGGTAGGCCTGCGCGGTCGGCGGATGCGAGACCACCTCAACCGCGCGCATCAAAACCAGCGGGCGGGACGTCCGGTGCGAGCGAGTATGAGCAGGAGGTGCAGCGGTCCGAGCTCGCCGCGTCGCCACTGACCCCGCCAGAGGTTCTGCGTGACCTCGCCAAGGACCCGTCGAAGATGGTCGTGGCGGGACTGATCTTCAATGAGAACGCCCCGCCCGAGGTGCTGAGAACCGCAGCGGCCACCCACCCTGAGCTTCGCACGACGCTTGGTGCCCACCACAACGCGCCGGTAGACCTGATGGAGCAGGTTCCGCTTGCCGAGTTCATACCCCGTGCACTGGACTCTTACGTGCGTCAGCTCGGCGAGTCAGCGGATCTGATTCGACATATCGAGCACGAACAACGGAAACTCGTCTGGACGGGAAACCAGCCACCCGAGAGCCCGACTGTTGGCGAGATCACCCGCCGGTGGCGGCAACAGTTCAAGTGACGACCTCGGGCCTATCATCAACGTGTCATCGCACGGTCTCTTGCCGGGTTGCGCTCGGGCAGACCCGGCCGCATCGGCAGCATCAGGGCCTGAGGTTCGAGCAAGAGGCGCAGCGGCGCGCGAGGGCGGTGGAAGGGTCTACGTGATCTTCGAGTCGTACAATTCCACCGTCCGCTCGTAGCGGTCCGACCAGCACACTATCAGGGCTCTTCACAATCGGGGGTGTAGTCCGGGGCGGAACCCGCCGGCCTCGAGCAGGGATCTGGCGATGTAGTGGGTGAGGTTGCGGAACCCCAGGGCCGAGCCGCGCAGGTGCTCCAGTCGACCGTTGATCGCCTCGGTAGGGGCCGTTGCTGGTCCCGGGCCGGTCGAAGTAGGCCAGGATGTCGGCGGCGCGGGCGTGCAGGGTCCGGCCGAGCTTGCGCACCTCGGCCAGCGCGGCGGGGACGCCGGTGGTGAGGGTGTCGATGAGCTTGGCCATGATCTCCCTGCCCTTCTTCCGGTCGGGGTGGCGGTAGGCGATGCGCATGCGCTGGTAGATCTCCCAGGTGGTCTCGACCTGGACGTGTTCGGGGTTCGCGAACAGGTCCGTCAGGCGTTGGGTCTGCTTCTCGGTGAGCAGGTCGGAGCCGGTGTGCAGGGTCCGGCGGGCCTTGTAGAGCGGGTCGTCCTTGCGGCCGCGGTGCCCGCGGGTGTCGAGCTGGACCCGGCGGCGGCACTCGTCCAGGGCGTCCCCTCCTAGGCGGACGACGTGGAAGGGGTCCATCACCGGCACGGCGTCAGGGACCTTCTCGGTGGCGGCGGTCTTGAACCCGGTGAACCCGTCCATCGCGACGACCTCGATCTTCTCTCTCCACTCGGCGGGGCGGGCGTCGAGCCAGTCCTTGAGCACCTGCTTGGAGCGGCCCTCGACCATGTCCAGCAGCCGGGCCGGGCCGGTGCCCTCCTGGACCGGGGTGAGGTCGACGATGACGGTGACGTACTTGTCCCCGCGCCTGGTGTGGCGCCAGACGTGTTCGTCGACGCCGATGGCTGTGACGCCGTCGAAGCGGTGCGGGTCGTCGATCAGCCACCGCTTGCCTTCGGCGAGGACGGCGGTGTTGGCGGTGTTCCAGGACACGTCCAGGGCCGCGGCGACCCTCGCCACTGTCAGGTGCTGGACGACAAGCCCCTCCAGCGCCCAGCGCACCGCCCGGCGGGTGAGCTTCGACCGCGGCTCCGCGGCCCTGTTGGTGTTCTGGCGCCACACGTGCCCGCACCCACCCGAGCAGAGGTAGCGGCGCACCCGGACCTCCAGCACGGTGGGGCGCCAGCCCAGCGGCTCGTGGGACAGGCGCCGGACGACGGTGTCCCTGGGGGTGCCCTCGCACCCGCAGCGCTTGCACCAGCCCTCGTCCTCGTGCTCAGCGGGCAGCACCCGGCAGGCCAGCACCGCCCGTTCGGCCTCCAGGCGCTGCCCGATGACTTCGAGGCCGAGGTCGTCCAGGCCGGCGAACGTGGTCAGGTCGGGGCGGTCGAAGGTAGCGTCGGACAACGTCGAGGTCTCCTGGGTGGGTCGGTGTAGGAACCCCCATCATCGGGAGACCTTGACCTCTACCCAGGCAGCGACGCGCCGGCTCCGCCCGGTCCGGTCCTCACCGCACTACAACCTCATCTGTGAAGAGCCACTATCAGGACGGGAGACGTGTCCACGAGCGAGTCGGGAGAACACTCATGGAAATCAGCCTCGCGTTGGTCACGGCATGCGTACGCAGCGGCCGTGGTCCTCTGCGACGTTGTTTCAGCGGTGTTGAGCCAGCATCCGCTTGGAGCTTTGTATCTGGTGTCCCCTGATGTCTTGTCCGACAGGGCGATGGGGGACGTCTTCGATGACATCACACGCCCGCAGGGCTCGCTGTCCTCGGCTTCATTGGTCTTGTGTTCGCGCTTACTCCGGCAGCTCTCGCCAATTTCGCCCCTGGCGGCAAGGCGGGATGGCCCATCTGGATCCGGGTCGCGGTCGGGGCGGCTATCGTGCCCTTGCCTTTCCTGCTCGTCTATGCCTCAGGATGACGATGCGATAGAAGTGCCAGTTCTCCTGCTGAATCGCTGAGGCGATTAGACATGCAGTCCGGGTCGGTGGAGAACTTGCGGTCTCCACCCGCCGGGGCTCGACGCCGTACTCTCGCCGCGCCCTGGCGATGATGGCGTTGCTGGCCCAGTTGGCGGGGCAGCAGCCTGGAGGACCTGTGCGTGACCCGTACTTCTTGGGCGGAGGGGCCAACGTGGCGGTCACGACCTTGCAGTGATCGACCATGTGTGGCCGCTCGCGACGGGCCCTGTCCCTCAGCCCGGCCGCGCGACACTCGTTGCGTGCCATCAGATCAGTCCACGCGTGTAGGAGCCAGGCAGTTCGGCTCCAGCCACGGGTACGCGGGAGCGGTGTCCCCCTCGAGGAGTGGGTCAGCGAAGTCGGTCAGGAAATCGTCGTAGTCCGGGAACGCGGTGGCGTACTCCGACGAAGCGAACTCGTGCAGGATGTCCACTGCCTCCGCAGCGGCGTCCGGATCGCCCTCATTGACCGCACGCACGCCGGTGGAGAGCCAGGCGCACTGCCAGTCGATTGCCATGAGGGACGAGAAGAAGCCGTCCTCGTACCACTCGAGCGTCGGCGCGTCGACGCTCTGGGCCGAGGTACTGCTCGAAGAGTGGGTGTCGATCTGCGCGTCGAGCTGCTCGAACGACTCGGGCGGACCGAAAGCCGCGCCGGGCGGCATCTCGAGCTCGGCTGCGACGCGGTCCCGCTCCCGGTGCTGCTGAGTGATGAGGTCGGCCCGGTTCTTCTCGAGTTCGGTCAGGGCGTCGCGGGCCGCGACCTTGTCAGGGCCGGTGGACATGGCCGGCCGTGGAGAGTCTCCACGCGGCGTGGCGTCTGCGTCGGCACTTGCGTAGACCCAGACTCCGGCGACCCCGAGGAAGGCGACCACCGTCACCGAGGCGAGGGTCGCCGCGGGCTTCTTGCTTCCCGCCATGGTGATTCCTCTCGCAGGACGGCGGACGAGGGTGCCCTAGAGTCAGCGCTCGTCCCTCGCCGGCATGTCGAAGCCCCCGGTGTTGATCGCACTCTACCTGTGGTCGGGTCGCGATGCCCGGGAAGGCACCGCACCCGGCGTAGGGCCTCTGGGTGATGGTCGAGAGCCGAGTCCCGCCCGGTCGCAGCCCCCACGCGCCAGTCCCCGTCCGCCCATCGATGGGTACTGGACCCCCTGCAGGCCTTTGGCAACTACAAGCGCGCTGGGGGCCCTGATTCCCTGCGCGCCTGGATGCTGGCGAACATCGGCCGGCCTGACGGCGAAGGCTTCGGCTGTGCGGAGGTTGTCGCCGACGTCGACGCGTTCCTCGTCGCCCGGGACTGGTACACCACCATGAGCAGCGCGCTGTCCGAATCGCTCCGACGAGTGCTGCAGGACCGCCCTGCGGAGAGGATCGACCAGTTCTACCAGCTCCGCTTCGAAAAGCAGCCCAACAACGCATCCCGGGCCTTCTCCCGGCTCGTCACAGGCGAGGGCGTTCTCGACCCCATCCCACTCCGCGCAATAGCGCTGCGACAAGCCGTAGGCCTGCGCGGGGGTGATCCCATGCCAACCGCCCAGGAGGCGGGGGCCTGCGGACGTACCTTCGCCGAGAAGCTCGCCACTCTGAGCGCCTAGTACCCTGAGGCTCCCTCCAAGACGATGCCGGGGTGTGGAGCCAGCCGCATGACGTCGGACCAGTCGGGAGACAGCGAGCCGCTCCTCATCGAGCACGAGACGCCTCGTTTCAGTCTCGCTGTCTCCTGCGCTGTCCGAACGGTCCTCGTCCTTGCACTCCTGGGCTACTCGGGAGCGATGCTCGGATTCGGTATCCAACCGCTACCCAAGGTGGCTCCGACGGTGCCGACCCAGACACTGGGGGACTGGTCGCAGGCCTCAACCCGTCGGCGACGTGGCTTCGCCTCGCAGTCGTCACGCTCATCGGACTGGCCCTGTGCACCCCGATCACTGATGGTCGTCGGCTCCGCTACCGCCTGGGCCTGCTGCTCGGCGCCGCATACTGGCTGGCTGTCACGGCGGTCTTTGCCCACGCGATGGCTGACATGCGGTCGGGAGGCTTTGCCCCCGGAGATCGGGGGTGCATGTACGAAGGCTGATGGCCAGCCGGGGTACAGCAGGCACTGCTCGCAGCGCCCGCGCTCCCCACAGCCCTCGCCATGGTCCTGATGGGGACGATCTTCGCAGCCCGGCACCGGGCCGTGCGGATGCTCGTCCCGCCGGCGGTCTTCGCCGCCGCCGCGATGACGCAGGCGCTCACCTGGGAGGCGTGGGTCGTTCCGCTCCTGGATTCCGCTCCCTAGCACCCGCCGCGGCACTTGTTCGCCCTAGCGACGCGCACATCGACACCCCTTGGCTCTCGGCTCAGTACACGGTGAGGCCGCGCTCCCGGAACTGGCCGCGCACCCGGTCCACCAGCTCCGGCGTGGGCGCCGGGGTGTCCGCCAGCTCGTAGGTCATGCCGAGCCGGTCCCACTTGTCCCGGCCCATCTGGTGGAAGGGCAGCACCTCCACCCGGGCGACGGTGGCGAGGGTGGCGACGTAGTCGGCGACGGCGTCGACGTTCTCCGGCGCGTCGGTCAGGCCCGGGACGAGGACGAACCGGATCCAGATGGTGTTGCCGCGGTCCGCGAGCCGCCGCCCGAAGTCCAGGGTGGGCTGGAGCTGGCGGCCGGTGGTGCGCTGGTAGGTGTCCGGCAGGCCGGACTTGACGTCCAGCAGGACCAGGTCGACGTCGTCCAGCAGCCGGTCCGAGGCGTGCGCGCCGAGGAAGCCGGAGGTGTCGATGGCGGTGTGCACGCCGAGCTCCTTGGCCCCGCGCAGCAGCCGGCCGAGGAAGGCGGGCTGCATCAGCGGCTCCCCGCCGGAGACGGTCAGCCCGCCGCCGGTGGCCCGGAAGACCGGCAGGTAGCGGCGCACCCGGGCGAGGAGCTCGGTGACCTCCACCGGCTCCCCGTCCTTCATCTTCAGGGTGTCGGGGTTGTGGCAGTACAGGCAGCGCAGCGGGCAGCCGGCGAGGAAGACGGTCAGCCGGGTGCCCGGCCCGTCCACCGCGGTCACCAGCTCCCAGGAGTGCATCGAGCCGACGTCACCCGCGCGGACGGCCGCGACGTGCTCGGCGTGCGTCATCTCGGGTGCGGCGGCGATCCCGGCGGTGCCGGCGGAGCGGCGCAGCCGGGGGACGTTGTCCTCCGGGACCGGCTCGTACTCCCCCGTGACGCCGTCGGCCGGGACGATGCCGTGCGGGGTGAGCGGGCCGGTGGGTGCGGCAGCCCCGGCAGGCGCGGCACCCCCGGCAGGCGCGGCGGTGGTGCCACCCGCCGGCCCGGCGGCGCAGGCGCCGTCGGGCCCCGTGCAGGCCGCGACCGGCCCGTGCTCGGTGGTCACGCTCATGGTGCCTCCTCCGCCGGCGTCGCTGGTGGCCGCCGACGGCGGCCGGGGACCCGGGGCGCCGGCCGGCCGGCGCCCCGGGGACGGGCTACAGGCTCCCGTGGAAGGTCCGGGAGATGACGTCGAGCTGCTGCTCGCGGGTGAGCCGGACGAAGTTCACCGCGTAGCCGGAGACCCGGATCGTCAGTTGCGGGTACTTCTCCGGGTGCTCCATGGCGTCGTAGAGGGTGTCCCGGTTCAGGACGTTGACGTTCATGTGGTAGCCCTCGGAGCCGGTGTAGGCGTCCAGCAGCCCGACCAGGTTGGTCACCTGCTCCACCGGCGTCCGGCCGAGCCCGGCCGGCACGACGGTGTTGGTCAGCGAGATGCCGTCCTGGGCGTCGTCGTAGGGGAGCTTGGCCACGGACAGCGCGGAGGCGAGCATGCCGTGGGTGTCCCGCCCGTTCATCGGGTTCGCGCCCGGGGCGAACGGCTCCCCCGCCCGGCGCCCGTCCGGGGTGTTGCCGGTGTGCTTGCCGTAGACCACGTTGGAGGTGATCGTCAGGACCGACTGAGTGTGCAGTGCGCCGCGGTAGGTGGGCAGCGCCCGGATCTTCGCCATGAACTTCTCCACCAGCGTCACGGCGATGGCGTCCACCCGGTCGTCGTCGTTGCCGAAGGTCGGGAAGTCCCCGGTCACCTCGTAGTCCACGACCAGGCCGTCGTCGTTCCGCACCGGCCGGACGGTGGCGTACTTGATCGCGGACAGGGAGTCCGCGGCCACCGACAGCCCGGCGATCCCGCAGGCCATGGTGCGCAGCACGTCCTGGTCGTGCAGGGCCATCTCCAGGCGCTCGTAGGCGTACTTGTCGTGCATGTAGTGGATGCAGTTCAGCGCGTCCACGTAGGTCTGGGCCAGCCAGTCCAGCAGCACGTCGTACTTGGCCACGACGTCGTCGTAGTCCAGCACGTCCCCGACCACCGCCGGGGTGGGCGGGGCCACCTGCTTGCCGGTGTTCTCGTCCCGGCCGCCGTTGATCGCGTACAGCAGCGCCTTGGCGAGGTTGACCCGGGCGCCGAAGAACTGCATCTGCTTGCCCACCGCCATCGGGGAGACGCAGCAGGCGATGGCCGCGTCGTCGCCCCAGGCGCCGGAGATCGCGGTGTCGGACTCGTACTGGATGGCCGAGGTGTCGATGGAGACCTGGGCGCAGAACCGCTTGAAGCCCTCCGGGAGCTGCTCGCTCCACAGCACCGTCAGGTTGGGCTCGGGCGCCGGGCCGAGGTTGTACAGGGTCTGCAGCATCCGGAAGGAGTTCTTGGTCACCAGCGTCCGGCCGTCCGCGCCGGTGCCGCCGATCGACTCGGTCACCCAGGTCGGGTCACCGGAGAAGAGCTCGTCGTACTCGGGGGTGCGCAGGAACCGCACGATCCGCAGCTTGATGACGAAGTCGTCGATGATCTCCTGCGCGGCGGACTCGGTGAGCAGGCCGGCGTCGAGGTCGCGCTGGATGTACACGTCCAGGAAGGTGGAGGTGCGGCCCAGCGACATGGCCGCGCCGTTCTGCTCCTTCACCGCCCCGAGATAGGCGAAGTAGAGCCACTGCACGGCCTCCCGGGCGGTGGCCGCCGGGCGGGAGATGTCGTAGCCGTAGCTGGCGGCCATCTCCTTGAGCTCGGTCAGCGCGCGGATCTGCTCGCTGTTCTCCTCGCGGTCCCGGATGACGTCCTCCACCGAGCGGCGGGCGTCCAGCACGGCCCGTTCGGCCCGCTTGCCCTCGATCAGGCGGTCGACGCCGTACAGCGCGACCCGGCGGTAGTCGCCGATGATCCGGCCGCGGCCGTAGGCGTCGGGCAGGCCGGTGACGATGTGGGCGCTGCGGGCCTTGCGCACGTCGGGCGGGTAGACGTCGAAGACGCCGTCGTTGTGGGTCTTGCGGTACTTGGTGAAGATGTCCCGCACCACCGGGTCGACCTCGTAGCCGTAGGTCTTCAGCGCGGTCTCCACCATGCGCCAGCCGCCGAAGGGCATGATCGCCCGCTTGAGCGGGGCGTCGGTCTGCAGGCCGACGATGAGCTCGGCGTCCTTGTCGATGTAGCCCGGGCCGTGGGCGGTGATGCCCGCCGGGGTGTGCGGGTCGACGTCGTAGACGCCCTTCTCCCGCTCAGCCGGGAACATGCCGGAGAGCACGTCCCAGACGTGGGTGGTGCGGGCGGTGGGGCCGGCGAGGAAGCTGGCGTCGCCGGTGTACGGGGTGTAGTTGCGCTGGATGAAGTCGCGCACGTCGATCGCCGACGTCCATGCGCCCGGGGCGAACCCGCGCCAGGCGTCGGTCCCGCCGGCCGGCTCGCTCTGCTTGGTCTGCTCCGCCGGCGCGGTAGCCCCGGCCTGCTCAGTCCGTTCGGTGACGGTGGTGGTGGCCATGTCCCTGCCTCCTCGTCGGCGGCTGGCACCTCCTGCCGCCTTACCCACAACGGTAGGAATCGGGCAGCCGACGGCCGTGGGACCTTGGCCCGGGCGGGCCGGTGTCGGTGCTCACACCGGCCGACGGCGGCCGGTCGGGTACCGCGGTCCGCCCACCTGCCCACCGACGGCGACTGGCGGCTCAGCCCTCGGTGCGGCGCTCGGGCGCCGCGACCGGCGGCAGCGAGCCCGCCGCGCCGCGCTCGCCGAGGCCTGCCACGGCGGCGGCGGTCTCCCGGGCGATGTCCTGCCCGCGCAGGTGCAGCTCGGCGACCAGCTGGGCGCGGGAGGCGTGCTCGAGGAACCGCGGCGGGACCCCGTGGCTGCGGACCGGGACGTCCACGCCGTCGTCGGCGAGGGCGTCCCGCAGGGCCGAGCCGACCCCGGTGAGCCCGTCCTCGATGGTGACGACGAGGTCGTGCTGGCCGGCGAGGGCACGCAGCTCGGGGGCCACCGGGAGTACCCAGCGGGGGTCCACCACGGTGGAGCCGATGCCCTGGGCGTCCAGGGCGGCGGAGACCTCCACCGCCGCGTGCGCCATCACCCCGACGCCGACGACGAGCACCCGCGGCACCCCGCCGTACCGGGCCAGGACGTCCACCGGGCCCTGCCGGCCGAGCGCCGAAAGCGCCTCGGGCAGGGCGCCCTTGGGGTAGCGGACGACGGTGGGCGCGTCGCGCACGGCCACGGCCTCGCGCAGCTCGGCGCGCAGCGTCGCCTCGTCCCGGGGGGCGGCCAGCCGCAGGCCCGGGACGGTGCGCAGCAGCGCGAGGTCCCACATGCCGTTGTGCGAGGGGCCGTCGTCGCCGGTCAGCCCGGCCCGGTCCAGGACGAACGTGACGCCGGCCCGGTGCAGCGCGACGTCCATCAGCACCTGGTCGTAGGCCCGGTTGAGGAAGGTGGCGTACAGCGCCACCACCGGGTGCAACCCGGCGAAGGCCATCCCGGCGGCGGAGGTGACTGCGTGCTGCTCGGCGATGCCGACGTCGAAGACCCGGTCGGGGAATTCCTCGGCGAGGGGCGCCAGGCCCACCGGGGCGAGCATGGCGGCGGTGACGGCGACGACGTCGCTGCGGCGGCGGGCGATCTCCACGATCTCCTCGGCGAACACCGACGTCCACCCGAACCGGGACGGCACCACCGGTAGCCCGGTCTCGGGGTGGATGACGCCGACGGAGTGCAGCCGGTCGGTCACGTCGGACTCCGCTGGGGTGTACCCCCGGCCCTTCTGGGTGATGGCGTGCACGATGACCGGCCCGCCGTAGGCCTTGGCACGGGTGAGGGCGAACTCCATCGCCGTGGTGTCGTGCCCGTCGACCGGGCCGATGTACTTGATCCCCAGGCCCTCGAAGATGCCGGGCGGGGCGATGACGTCCTGCAGGCCCTTCTTCATCCCGTGCAGGGCGTCGTAGGCGAGCCGCCCGGGCGGGCCGGAGCG contains:
- a CDS encoding dihydrofolate reductase family protein — protein: MGTVVMYSSVSVDGFIADENDQPGPLFDWLLSGDVPLDESGVLKVSQTSYDYTRPYWDQIGATIAGRRVFDLTNGWDGTPPGGVDHVVVVTHRGRPDGWDPEAPFHFVEGVEAAVTRAQELVGDRIIEVAAGDVGGQVLAAGLVDELRMDVVPVVLGAGKRFFGSLRAQHLLEDPDVVIQGNRVLHLRYRVRR
- the pflA gene encoding pyruvate formate-lyase-activating protein, yielding MTHAEHVAAVRAGDVGSMHSWELVTAVDGPGTRLTVFLAGCPLRCLYCHNPDTLKMKDGEPVEVTELLARVRRYLPVFRATGGGLTVSGGEPLMQPAFLGRLLRGAKELGVHTAIDTSGFLGAHASDRLLDDVDLVLLDVKSGLPDTYQRTTGRQLQPTLDFGRRLADRGNTIWIRFVLVPGLTDAPENVDAVADYVATLATVARVEVLPFHQMGRDKWDRLGMTYELADTPAPTPELVDRVRGQFRERGLTVY
- the pflB gene encoding formate C-acetyltransferase translates to MATTTVTERTEQAGATAPAEQTKQSEPAGGTDAWRGFAPGAWTSAIDVRDFIQRNYTPYTGDASFLAGPTARTTHVWDVLSGMFPAEREKGVYDVDPHTPAGITAHGPGYIDKDAELIVGLQTDAPLKRAIMPFGGWRMVETALKTYGYEVDPVVRDIFTKYRKTHNDGVFDVYPPDVRKARSAHIVTGLPDAYGRGRIIGDYRRVALYGVDRLIEGKRAERAVLDARRSVEDVIRDREENSEQIRALTELKEMAASYGYDISRPAATAREAVQWLYFAYLGAVKEQNGAAMSLGRTSTFLDVYIQRDLDAGLLTESAAQEIIDDFVIKLRIVRFLRTPEYDELFSGDPTWVTESIGGTGADGRTLVTKNSFRMLQTLYNLGPAPEPNLTVLWSEQLPEGFKRFCAQVSIDTSAIQYESDTAISGAWGDDAAIACCVSPMAVGKQMQFFGARVNLAKALLYAINGGRDENTGKQVAPPTPAVVGDVLDYDDVVAKYDVLLDWLAQTYVDALNCIHYMHDKYAYERLEMALHDQDVLRTMACGIAGLSVAADSLSAIKYATVRPVRNDDGLVVDYEVTGDFPTFGNDDDRVDAIAVTLVEKFMAKIRALPTYRGALHTQSVLTITSNVVYGKHTGNTPDGRRAGEPFAPGANPMNGRDTHGMLASALSVAKLPYDDAQDGISLTNTVVPAGLGRTPVEQVTNLVGLLDAYTGSEGYHMNVNVLNRDTLYDAMEHPEKYPQLTIRVSGYAVNFVRLTREQQLDVISRTFHGSL
- the dxs gene encoding 1-deoxy-D-xylulose-5-phosphate synthase, which translates into the protein MTYLERIRRPADLRRLTSLELEVLAKEIRDFLIASVSRTGGHMGPNLGVVELTLALHRVFDSPADRIVFDTGHQAYVHKLLTGRQDFSELRRRGGLSGYPSRTESDHDVVENSHASTALSWADGIAKANQLRGQGDRSVVAVIGDGALTGGMAWEALNNIADGQDRSLIVVVNDNGRSYAPTIGGLAHHLDALRTTSSYEKVLDWGKRTLQRSGPPGRLAYDALHGMKKGLQDVIAPPGIFEGLGIKYIGPVDGHDTTAMEFALTRAKAYGGPVIVHAITQKGRGYTPAESDVTDRLHSVGVIHPETGLPVVPSRFGWTSVFAEEIVEIARRRSDVVAVTAAMLAPVGLAPLAEEFPDRVFDVGIAEQHAVTSAAGMAFAGLHPVVALYATFLNRAYDQVLMDVALHRAGVTFVLDRAGLTGDDGPSHNGMWDLALLRTVPGLRLAAPRDEATLRAELREAVAVRDAPTVVRYPKGALPEALSALGRQGPVDVLARYGGVPRVLVVGVGVMAHAAVEVSAALDAQGIGSTVVDPRWVLPVAPELRALAGQHDLVVTIEDGLTGVGSALRDALADDGVDVPVRSHGVPPRFLEHASRAQLVAELHLRGQDIARETAAAVAGLGERGAAGSLPPVAAPERRTEG
- a CDS encoding helix-turn-helix domain-containing protein, producing the protein MEYVSRVPRPPLDGLIDDLYYLEGSPPYARLTLPPPAALLIVNLGAPFRIRAGTDVETAEYADGCVVTMPTCAWEFGYPLRTRSVGVHFKPWGLAPFLPMPAAELCDRPVTVEQVWGRPAIAELRDRLATAEGPHEMLTLLEEELMRRLCETAGLGLVRHTSSVIAATSGAVVIGDLRVAAGVSSTHLAQRFKEIIGVTPKRLARTYRFAATVFSINPAEPIDWADLASSAGYFDQAHFCREFRAFTGLTPTRYAEVRRRFLREHPGHVLDSWPLPAD